The proteins below come from a single Fusibacter sp. A1 genomic window:
- a CDS encoding glycosyltransferase family 4 protein — protein MKIIHIVNGNDVGGATTQVSALIKAQKELHTVEVIAFGTGKIVELCGLLSVPVSVYPLTPLAAMRLIREIRTSSRGGAVIHAHGLKAMFFSALASVFHGKLSTVATIHSDYYHEYSGNTLKRMIAIPVIKWSIRRIRRFITVSDRFIEVIYADGIGTDRCTYIPNGIDLSLVKPEKSRETFLNEYDIDTNHTICGIAARIHPVKGIDMLIDIAAKFKGQPVQFVIAGIGHPEYVNTLKERVRNYGMEEQVHFIGFVDTIYDFYQAIDINLLSSYSEGVSYSVMEGGALGRPVVCTAVSGMKTLIEDEVDGLMVPIGDKDAFAMRLKRLVEDINLRERLGQALKSKVNRQFSNKVMALAYDEVYRQLLRGQHGN, from the coding sequence ATGAAAATCATTCACATTGTCAATGGCAATGATGTAGGCGGTGCGACGACACAAGTCAGCGCACTGATCAAAGCTCAAAAGGAGCTGCATACAGTAGAAGTAATCGCCTTCGGAACCGGCAAGATCGTCGAGTTATGCGGTCTTCTTTCAGTGCCTGTCAGCGTATACCCGCTGACTCCGCTTGCTGCAATGCGACTGATCAGGGAGATCAGAACGTCCAGCCGCGGGGGTGCGGTCATCCATGCCCACGGGTTAAAGGCCATGTTCTTTTCAGCGCTTGCTTCGGTTTTCCATGGCAAACTGTCCACAGTGGCTACGATCCATTCGGATTACTACCATGAGTATAGCGGAAACACGCTGAAGCGCATGATCGCCATACCTGTGATAAAATGGTCGATCAGACGGATACGCAGGTTTATCACCGTGTCGGACAGATTTATCGAAGTCATCTATGCGGACGGCATCGGTACGGACAGGTGCACCTATATCCCAAATGGCATCGACTTGTCGCTTGTAAAACCCGAAAAGTCGAGGGAAACGTTTTTAAACGAGTACGATATCGATACAAACCATACGATTTGCGGAATCGCCGCAAGGATACATCCTGTCAAAGGGATCGACATGCTGATCGACATCGCCGCCAAGTTCAAGGGCCAACCGGTTCAGTTCGTGATCGCGGGCATCGGGCATCCCGAGTATGTGAATACGCTGAAGGAACGTGTGCGCAACTATGGCATGGAGGAACAGGTCCATTTTATCGGATTTGTCGATACGATCTATGACTTCTATCAGGCGATCGATATCAACCTGCTGTCCTCCTATTCAGAAGGGGTCTCCTATTCTGTGATGGAAGGCGGCGCGCTTGGTAGGCCTGTGGTCTGCACGGCGGTCAGCGGAATGAAAACCCTGATCGAAGACGAGGTGGACGGGCTGATGGTTCCTATCGGAGACAAGGATGCCTTTGCGATGAGGTTGAAAAGACTGGTTGAGGATATTAACTTACGTGAACGGTTGGGTCAAGCCCTTAAGAGCAAGGTCAACCGTCAATTTTCGAATAAGGTGATGGCTTTAGCTTATGATGAAGTATACCGCCAATTATTAAGGGGGCAACATGGAAACTAA
- a CDS encoding glycosyltransferase yields the protein MKKVLMIANEFPPIGGSGVQRSAKFAKYLPEFGYEPIIVTKKYCGGLYDESLLKDLPSDLKRHDLESTDWVNGKGFLGKVKRAVGTRIFIPDAEFFWYRKNRKHVLSLVDEFNITILYSTSYPYSDHLLAEYIKRKRPHVKWIADFRDEWTNNPYSTEKLWMRLRHPIERKLELGIVENCDFLITNTPFMLKNFITDTPDIAHHSTYIPNGFDHDDFADYRQSNQDNDRFHMVYSGALYGRRKPDHVLMALSELIGEGAIDRDRVSIEFIGNYHEHIMKGHADHFCLDGVMSVTGYMSHGDLLNHMGKANLLLLIESEKNFYTGKVFEYIKLNIPVLATVPIDGAAASVILDTNTGDVVNTEDVTAIKQSIHSRYVQWTQGEQRYEPDVDAIEKFSRKAQTEALAKCFKKA from the coding sequence GTGAAGAAGGTATTGATGATTGCCAATGAGTTTCCACCCATTGGCGGGTCCGGTGTGCAAAGGAGCGCTAAGTTCGCAAAGTACCTACCGGAGTTCGGTTATGAGCCCATCATAGTCACAAAAAAATATTGTGGGGGACTCTATGACGAGTCGCTGCTCAAAGACCTGCCCTCCGACTTGAAAAGGCATGATCTTGAAAGCACGGACTGGGTGAACGGCAAAGGCTTCCTCGGAAAGGTGAAACGCGCTGTCGGAACCCGTATTTTTATTCCGGATGCGGAGTTTTTCTGGTACCGTAAAAACAGAAAACACGTCCTGTCGCTAGTGGATGAGTTCAATATCACCATCCTCTACTCGACGTCCTATCCCTACAGCGACCATCTTTTGGCTGAATATATCAAGCGGAAAAGACCCCATGTCAAATGGATCGCCGATTTTAGGGATGAATGGACCAACAATCCATACAGCACTGAAAAGCTATGGATGAGGCTGAGACATCCAATCGAGCGAAAGCTAGAGCTTGGGATTGTTGAAAACTGTGATTTTTTGATTACGAACACACCCTTCATGTTGAAGAACTTCATCACAGACACGCCTGACATCGCCCATCATAGCACCTATATTCCAAACGGATTCGACCATGACGACTTCGCGGACTACAGACAGAGCAACCAGGACAACGATCGGTTCCACATGGTCTATTCAGGCGCCCTCTATGGACGAAGAAAACCGGATCATGTGCTTATGGCCCTCTCAGAACTGATTGGCGAAGGGGCGATCGACCGTGACCGTGTGAGCATCGAGTTTATCGGCAACTATCATGAGCATATCATGAAAGGCCATGCGGACCACTTTTGTCTCGATGGAGTCATGAGTGTTACAGGATACATGTCCCACGGGGACTTACTCAACCATATGGGTAAGGCGAACCTGCTGCTGCTCATCGAATCCGAGAAGAACTTCTATACCGGAAAAGTGTTCGAGTACATCAAGTTGAACATTCCAGTGCTTGCCACAGTGCCTATAGACGGCGCGGCTGCAAGTGTGATCCTGGATACAAATACAGGTGATGTCGTAAATACAGAAGACGTCACAGCCATCAAGCAGAGCATTCATAGCAGGTATGTCCAGTGGACACAAGGCGAGCAGAGATACGAGCCTGATGTGGATGCGATAGAAAAATTCAGCAGAAAAGCTCAGACAGAAGCTCTGGCCAAGTGTTTTAAAAAAGCGTAG
- a CDS encoding transketolase, giving the protein MKQTVEQLKSTANVIRQDIVEMVHLAGSGHPGGSLSSADILATLYFNVMNVDPENTSNDERDRFVLSKGHAAPVLYSALARRGYFKPELLKQLRKTGAMLQGHPDMKGTPGVEMSTGSLGQGFSSSIGMAIGKKLDNSSARIHVLLGDGELNEGIVWEAAMAGAHYKLDNLVAVLDYNGLQIDGKNSEVMNVSPVDEKFLSFGWNVIVTDGHDVEALLAAFEEAKTVKGKPTLVIATTIKGKGVSFMEDQAGWHGTAPNVEQFEKAMKELGR; this is encoded by the coding sequence ATGAAACAAACTGTAGAACAGCTTAAATCAACTGCGAATGTCATTAGACAGGATATTGTCGAAATGGTTCATTTAGCAGGTTCGGGTCACCCAGGTGGGTCGTTATCTTCAGCAGATATACTTGCAACACTCTATTTCAACGTGATGAACGTTGATCCGGAGAACACTTCAAATGACGAAAGAGACAGATTCGTTCTGTCAAAAGGTCATGCGGCACCTGTACTTTACAGCGCACTTGCAAGACGTGGCTATTTCAAGCCTGAGCTTTTAAAGCAGTTAAGAAAAACTGGAGCCATGCTACAAGGCCATCCAGACATGAAAGGCACTCCAGGAGTTGAAATGTCGACAGGATCATTAGGTCAAGGGTTTTCAAGCTCGATCGGTATGGCTATCGGTAAAAAACTGGACAACTCATCAGCGCGTATCCACGTACTGCTTGGAGATGGCGAGCTTAACGAAGGCATCGTGTGGGAAGCTGCTATGGCAGGCGCCCACTACAAGCTGGACAACCTGGTTGCGGTACTTGACTACAACGGTCTTCAAATCGACGGTAAGAACTCGGAAGTCATGAATGTGTCTCCAGTGGACGAGAAGTTCCTCAGCTTCGGATGGAATGTCATCGTGACTGATGGACATGATGTAGAGGCCCTACTTGCAGCATTTGAAGAAGCGAAAACAGTAAAGGGAAAACCTACACTTGTTATTGCGACTACAATCAAAGGAAAAGGCGTTTCATTCATGGAAGACCAGGCCGGCTGGCATGGTACTGCGCCAAATGTTGAACAATTCGAAAAAGCGATGAAAGAACTAGGGAGGTAA
- a CDS encoding WecB/TagA/CpsF family glycosyltransferase, which translates to MKTSVKIFGVRIDNVTLEDAFKQFVTFLKREKTAAIYTPNPEIVLLAQENVELKRALLDGELVVPDGIGLIYASKIHKLGLKERVPGIDLMERVLKFLNTTKGSIYILGGKPEVADVAAFHIVEEFPNIMIKGTKDGYFDDEEELKIIDHINEVKPDVLFVCLGAPRQELWIHKHKNILSCKVAMGVGGSVDIWAGHVKRAPKWMQNMGLEWFHRLIIDPSRLKRMLRLPLFMLKVVTTRKI; encoded by the coding sequence ATGAAGACAAGTGTGAAAATATTTGGTGTGAGAATTGACAATGTTACTCTTGAAGACGCTTTCAAGCAGTTTGTCACGTTTTTAAAGCGTGAGAAAACAGCGGCGATCTACACTCCAAACCCAGAAATCGTTCTTTTGGCACAAGAAAATGTAGAGCTGAAACGGGCCTTGCTTGATGGAGAGTTGGTGGTGCCGGACGGTATAGGGCTGATTTATGCGTCAAAGATTCATAAACTGGGTTTAAAGGAAAGGGTTCCAGGCATCGATCTGATGGAACGTGTTCTTAAGTTCCTCAATACGACTAAAGGAAGCATCTACATTTTAGGTGGAAAACCTGAGGTTGCGGATGTAGCCGCTTTTCATATCGTGGAAGAGTTTCCAAACATCATGATCAAAGGCACCAAAGACGGATATTTTGATGACGAAGAGGAACTAAAGATCATCGATCATATCAACGAAGTAAAACCGGACGTCCTATTTGTCTGTCTGGGTGCGCCAAGACAAGAACTATGGATCCATAAGCACAAGAACATCCTTAGCTGTAAAGTCGCTATGGGTGTGGGCGGATCTGTCGACATATGGGCCGGACATGTCAAGCGGGCTCCGAAATGGATGCAGAACATGGGACTTGAATGGTTCCATCGACTTATCATCGATCCTTCAAGACTAAAAAGAATGTTGCGACTGCCTCTGTTTATGCTTAAAGTCGTAACGACTAGAAAAATATAA
- a CDS encoding nucleotide sugar dehydrogenase: protein MTTIKDKKICVIGIGYIGLPTAAMYASNGFNVVGFDVNEHTVNELNKGKIVIEEPYLDDLVMHAVDTGKLRATTVIEPADVFFIAVPTPITPDHKADMRYVEAACHTIKSVLKKGDIVVLESTSPPGTTDDIVVPILKETGFDIGTDIYVAHSPERVIPGRILIELVENSRIVGGINDVSSEAVKALFKTFVKGEIFITDSKTAEMCKLMENTYRDVNIALANELAKICENMGISAWEVRELSNHHPRVNIHMPGPGVGGHCIAVDPWFIVEKHPDLARIMNASRQTNDSMPHHVLNRVKALAEPKSKVVLLGITYKPDVDDMRESPIVELDELLRNDGFDVQVHDPFIERYNKDIYETLKDASLVVLAVNHKTYADIDFDRMYDVVAKPVILDTRNFWADKLKDDKRFVNYVLGSGK from the coding sequence ATGACAACTATAAAAGATAAAAAAATCTGCGTGATCGGCATCGGTTATATCGGATTACCTACAGCTGCCATGTATGCGAGCAACGGCTTCAATGTGGTGGGATTCGATGTCAACGAGCATACGGTCAATGAGCTGAACAAAGGAAAGATAGTCATAGAGGAACCTTATCTTGACGACCTTGTCATGCATGCGGTGGATACTGGAAAGCTGCGTGCGACTACGGTCATCGAGCCTGCGGATGTCTTCTTCATCGCCGTACCGACTCCGATCACTCCAGACCATAAGGCGGATATGCGTTATGTGGAGGCTGCCTGCCATACGATCAAGTCGGTGCTCAAAAAAGGTGATATCGTAGTACTCGAGTCGACTTCTCCTCCGGGAACCACTGACGATATCGTGGTGCCAATTCTTAAGGAGACCGGTTTTGACATCGGAACGGACATTTACGTGGCGCATTCGCCTGAGCGGGTGATTCCAGGTAGAATCCTTATCGAGCTTGTGGAAAACAGCAGAATTGTCGGCGGAATCAACGATGTTTCTTCTGAAGCCGTAAAAGCGCTCTTCAAGACCTTTGTAAAAGGTGAGATCTTCATCACCGACTCCAAGACCGCAGAAATGTGCAAGCTGATGGAAAACACCTATAGGGATGTCAACATAGCGCTTGCGAACGAGCTTGCTAAAATATGTGAGAACATGGGCATCAGCGCATGGGAGGTTCGCGAGCTTTCCAACCATCATCCACGTGTGAACATCCATATGCCAGGTCCTGGCGTAGGCGGACACTGTATCGCTGTGGATCCTTGGTTTATCGTTGAAAAACATCCAGACCTTGCAAGGATCATGAATGCGTCAAGACAGACCAACGACTCCATGCCTCATCACGTGCTTAACCGTGTAAAAGCGCTCGCAGAACCTAAAAGCAAGGTGGTTCTGCTTGGAATCACCTACAAACCGGATGTGGACGACATGCGGGAGAGTCCTATCGTAGAGCTTGACGAACTGCTCAGAAACGATGGATTCGATGTGCAGGTTCACGATCCCTTTATCGAAAGATACAATAAGGACATCTATGAGACGCTAAAGGACGCGTCGCTGGTCGTGCTTGCTGTGAACCATAAGACCTATGCGGACATCGATTTCGATAGAATGTACGATGTTGTCGCAAAACCAGTGATTTTGGATACTCGCAATTTCTGGGCGGATAAACTGAAGGATGACAAACGATTTGTCAACTATGTGTTAGGAAGTGGAAAGTAG
- a CDS encoding DUF4330 domain-containing protein, translating into MTKTKTKRIMKTVDWVVLVIAIFVVIGIAYKITGGGIDPGSMTSTSKKVTIQVEAYAQDEGMLDHIRIGDRLSESKRDMDAYITAIELLPYDETLVVIDERKTEILRAGQAKAIVTIEAELDQKGAVLKLGNQEVRPGIMMFLESNLFKFSTRVLKVEE; encoded by the coding sequence ATGACAAAGACAAAGACAAAGAGAATTATGAAAACAGTGGACTGGGTGGTACTTGTGATCGCGATATTTGTCGTGATCGGTATCGCCTACAAAATAACAGGAGGAGGCATCGATCCAGGCTCCATGACCTCGACTTCTAAAAAGGTGACGATTCAGGTGGAAGCCTATGCTCAAGATGAGGGCATGCTTGACCATATCCGTATCGGAGACCGTCTGAGTGAGTCCAAGCGTGATATGGACGCCTACATCACAGCGATAGAGCTCCTTCCATACGACGAGACCCTCGTGGTCATCGACGAAAGAAAAACCGAAATCCTCAGAGCAGGTCAGGCCAAGGCGATTGTGACGATCGAAGCCGAACTGGATCAGAAGGGTGCGGTGCTTAAACTCGGCAATCAAGAGGTTCGACCTGGAATCATGATGTTTTTGGAATCCAACCTTTTTAAATTCTCTACACGCGTATTGAAAGTAGAGGAATAG
- a CDS encoding phenylacetate--CoA ligase family protein, with amino-acid sequence MDIIKPLIRHALYPYMEHIKGNHIRTRITQLLETDKSESASLQKQQDQALKKLLLHCIKEVPYYMPYTHLEPVIIKNPKDALKQFPVLDKKTFSLNPQAFLSVSSKVEDRIENRTGGSTGEPVRFVIDRNTVEFYEACRYRGLSWYGITPYDRSIMVWGSPVEIDVLKNKKAQFKEKILKNRVVIPAYSLKKEEIKSHVALIHRYKPDYIYGYASALFALAQLIESEGLRIDHQLKGIVSTSENLFEEQRILIESVFKTTCINEYGARDGGIIAYECPSHNMHLAEESLFVETVDLNSDLATSASGKLLITDLHNYSMPRLRYQVGDLGKIEASTCACGRKHRILTSLDGRVDDMFITKTGEYVHGHFVNHIARDMNAFETFQVIQTSPEHFDIAIVPKPDTTDGQIEHFVDLIAKKFDTKDITVKKVSEIPKSASGKIRYAKRAF; translated from the coding sequence ATGGATATCATCAAACCACTGATTCGTCATGCCCTATATCCCTATATGGAGCACATAAAGGGCAATCACATAAGAACAAGGATCACGCAGCTTCTCGAGACCGACAAGTCTGAGAGCGCATCCTTGCAAAAGCAGCAGGACCAAGCATTAAAGAAGCTCTTGCTGCACTGTATCAAAGAAGTTCCCTATTACATGCCTTATACGCATTTGGAGCCTGTCATCATAAAAAATCCCAAGGATGCGCTAAAACAGTTTCCCGTACTTGATAAGAAAACTTTCAGCCTTAATCCCCAGGCTTTTCTTTCGGTATCTTCGAAAGTGGAAGACCGTATCGAAAACCGAACGGGTGGATCCACGGGAGAACCTGTTAGATTTGTGATCGACAGGAATACGGTCGAATTCTACGAGGCGTGCAGGTATCGCGGACTGTCCTGGTACGGGATCACCCCCTATGACCGATCGATCATGGTCTGGGGATCCCCTGTGGAAATCGACGTACTTAAAAATAAAAAGGCTCAGTTCAAGGAAAAGATCCTTAAAAACCGTGTGGTCATTCCGGCATACTCCCTTAAAAAAGAAGAAATCAAGTCCCATGTCGCGCTGATCCACCGCTATAAGCCGGACTACATCTACGGTTATGCGTCGGCCTTGTTCGCACTTGCGCAGCTGATCGAATCGGAAGGCCTGCGTATCGATCATCAGCTTAAGGGCATCGTCAGCACTTCGGAAAATTTGTTCGAGGAGCAGCGGATCCTCATAGAGAGTGTATTTAAAACGACTTGCATCAACGAATACGGAGCAAGGGACGGCGGCATCATCGCCTATGAGTGTCCAAGCCACAACATGCACCTGGCGGAGGAATCGCTTTTTGTAGAAACGGTCGATCTGAACTCTGATCTTGCCACCTCCGCTAGTGGAAAACTGCTGATCACAGACCTTCACAACTATAGCATGCCAAGACTCCGCTACCAGGTCGGAGACCTTGGCAAGATAGAAGCGTCCACTTGCGCTTGCGGCAGGAAGCATCGGATTTTGACAAGCCTTGACGGCCGCGTGGACGACATGTTCATCACAAAGACCGGCGAATACGTGCATGGCCATTTCGTCAACCACATCGCCCGTGACATGAACGCCTTCGAGACCTTCCAGGTCATCCAGACCTCCCCTGAACACTTTGACATCGCGATCGTCCCAAAACCGGACACTACCGACGGGCAGATAGAACACTTCGTCGACCTGATCGCAAAAAAGTTCGATACGAAGGATATAACCGTGAAAAAAGTTTCAGAAATTCCAAAGTCCGCATCGGGCAAGATACGATATGCGAAAAGAGCCTTCTAA
- a CDS encoding DUF4330 domain-containing protein produces METKKKFNWIDIVILLLILSAVVVVLNRDALFGSEGVVDSISGKKEVVLTAKSPSVPMEVVEAFKIGDKAMTGTSELDASEITEVRWEPSIVFELRDGQLIQTSREGYYDLYVTYKALVNSYASYMELGGQELKVGVNYYIKTAHAEAFGYIVGLEIVN; encoded by the coding sequence ATGGAAACTAAAAAGAAATTCAATTGGATTGACATCGTCATTCTTCTACTGATACTGTCCGCAGTCGTAGTGGTGCTAAACCGCGACGCCTTGTTTGGAAGCGAGGGTGTGGTCGATTCGATCTCTGGGAAGAAGGAAGTCGTATTGACAGCGAAATCGCCTTCGGTGCCGATGGAAGTGGTCGAAGCCTTTAAAATAGGCGACAAGGCCATGACTGGTACAAGTGAGTTGGACGCAAGTGAGATAACAGAAGTCAGGTGGGAGCCGTCAATCGTCTTTGAACTGAGAGACGGACAACTTATTCAAACCTCGCGTGAGGGTTATTATGACCTCTATGTGACCTATAAGGCGCTTGTGAACAGCTACGCCTCTTATATGGAACTGGGCGGACAAGAACTTAAAGTCGGAGTGAACTACTACATCAAGACTGCGCACGCAGAAGCTTTTGGCTATATCGTCGGCCTTGAGATTGTGAACTAG
- a CDS encoding transketolase family protein: MMKKIATREAYGKTLVSLGELNPNIVVLDADLSKSTKTADFKSVNEDRFFNMGIAEQNLMGVAAGLATVGKVPFASTFAMFAAGRAFEIIRNSICYPKLNVKVCATHAGLTVGEDGASHQAIEDLAIMRSLPNMTVVNPADGVSTDKLLRLVADFHGPAYVRLGRLAVDACYDENATFEIGKGNTLRDGDDVTIIATGIMVAEAIKAAKMLEADGIGARVIDMHTLKPVDTDIIVKAAKETGRIVTAEEHSVIGGLFSLVSETVAMHHPVPVRPIAVMDTFGESGNPAELLIKYNLTAEAIYKAAK, from the coding sequence ATCATGAAGAAGATTGCAACTAGAGAAGCTTACGGAAAAACTTTAGTGTCACTTGGCGAACTCAATCCGAATATTGTAGTTCTTGACGCTGACCTTTCAAAATCAACAAAAACGGCTGATTTTAAATCAGTGAATGAAGATAGATTCTTTAACATGGGTATTGCTGAACAGAACCTGATGGGTGTTGCGGCTGGTCTTGCGACAGTCGGCAAGGTTCCTTTCGCTTCTACATTCGCCATGTTTGCGGCGGGTAGAGCGTTTGAGATCATCAGAAACTCGATCTGCTACCCGAAACTTAACGTAAAAGTGTGTGCGACTCATGCGGGCCTTACAGTCGGCGAGGACGGAGCATCGCACCAAGCGATCGAAGATCTGGCGATCATGCGCTCACTTCCGAACATGACGGTGGTAAATCCAGCGGACGGCGTGTCTACAGATAAGCTTTTAAGACTTGTAGCCGATTTCCACGGACCTGCTTATGTTCGTCTTGGAAGACTTGCTGTGGATGCTTGCTACGACGAGAACGCTACGTTTGAAATCGGTAAGGGTAACACGCTTAGGGACGGTGACGACGTTACGATCATCGCTACAGGCATCATGGTCGCAGAAGCGATCAAGGCTGCAAAGATGCTAGAAGCTGACGGAATCGGTGCAAGAGTCATCGACATGCATACGCTAAAGCCAGTCGACACGGACATCATTGTGAAGGCTGCAAAAGAAACAGGCAGAATCGTTACAGCTGAAGAACATAGCGTTATCGGCGGACTATTTAGCTTAGTTTCTGAAACAGTGGCGATGCACCATCCGGTGCCGGTTAGACCGATCGCTGTGATGGACACATTCGGCGAATCTGGAAATCCAGCGGAACTTTTGATCAAATACAATCTGACTGCTGAAGCGATTTACAAGGCTGCAAAATAA
- a CDS encoding lipopolysaccharide biosynthesis protein has translation MMNKGMNKDILFYLPAKLIEGLAGVLMISLYTRILTPQLYDHYILLNGTVLMCYQLIVGWLLHAGYRHINEAQTDSEKTKYISTLLTTWLGLQSIYLAVAGLIYAFVSDYRVWILYSLLWFVFYSGTQLMIAVLAANKKVMLSVSASTATLSVKVLLTWGLSQVVSPWAGIVISHITVDAVLFAVLLARSSFITFWKFSEWDYALFKKFLHYGVPLIGMALAMSVTSMSDRFVIDRFLVGGSAGIYQANYGIAAAAFSMIMIAMMRAVYPNILKHFERDRSSYPSVIWQGLRMYLLLAVPAAVGLVLLSYDISARILDLQYVVGYSVIGWVAAGMLLLGLTEYLIKPLELNKNTKPIFLASVAAASLNLILNLIYVPSGGIIVAAMTTFLSYLVYLLILAVMVKSKYEIIIKWKSVARICLASSAMAIPVLLTKNFITGWLTLIAVVSCAVLVYSAALIVTGELKNELTYLLSKFRRQD, from the coding sequence ATGATGAACAAAGGCATGAATAAGGATATACTCTTTTATTTACCTGCAAAACTCATAGAGGGTCTTGCAGGTGTTTTAATGATAAGTCTGTACACGAGAATTCTGACACCGCAGCTCTACGACCATTACATCCTGCTAAACGGTACGGTGCTGATGTGCTATCAGCTGATTGTCGGCTGGCTGCTTCATGCGGGTTACAGGCACATCAACGAGGCGCAGACCGATTCGGAGAAGACAAAATACATCTCGACGCTCCTTACCACCTGGCTGGGACTCCAGTCGATCTATCTTGCTGTTGCGGGCCTGATCTACGCCTTTGTCTCGGACTACAGGGTCTGGATACTTTATAGTCTCTTATGGTTTGTCTTTTATTCCGGAACGCAGCTGATGATCGCGGTGCTCGCAGCCAATAAGAAAGTGATGCTTTCTGTGAGCGCTTCAACAGCGACATTAAGTGTAAAGGTGCTTCTGACCTGGGGGCTGAGTCAAGTGGTTTCGCCATGGGCAGGGATCGTGATTTCGCATATCACAGTCGATGCTGTCCTATTCGCGGTTCTGCTTGCAAGGTCGTCTTTTATCACATTCTGGAAGTTTTCTGAGTGGGACTACGCGCTGTTTAAGAAGTTTCTACATTACGGAGTGCCGCTTATAGGCATGGCGCTTGCCATGTCGGTGACGAGCATGTCAGACCGGTTTGTGATCGACAGGTTCCTAGTCGGCGGGAGCGCAGGCATCTATCAGGCCAACTACGGTATAGCCGCCGCAGCCTTCTCGATGATCATGATCGCCATGATGAGGGCTGTTTATCCAAACATACTCAAGCATTTTGAAAGGGATAGGTCTTCCTATCCAAGCGTGATATGGCAAGGGCTGAGAATGTATCTTCTACTAGCCGTTCCCGCAGCTGTGGGACTTGTATTACTATCGTATGATATTTCGGCAAGAATTCTTGATTTACAATATGTAGTGGGCTATTCTGTTATTGGTTGGGTCGCTGCGGGAATGCTGCTTTTAGGGCTCACCGAATACCTGATCAAACCGCTGGAGCTGAACAAGAATACGAAGCCGATATTTTTAGCCAGTGTGGCGGCGGCTTCACTAAATTTGATTTTAAATCTGATCTATGTGCCAAGCGGCGGAATCATCGTCGCCGCGATGACGACTTTCCTGTCCTATCTCGTCTATCTGCTGATTTTAGCCGTAATGGTCAAGAGCAAGTACGAGATTATCATAAAATGGAAGAGTGTGGCAAGGATCTGCCTTGCGTCGTCTGCGATGGCGATTCCGGTACTTTTGACAAAAAACTTCATCACAGGCTGGCTCACTCTTATTGCAGTGGTCTCTTGTGCGGTTCTTGTCTACTCGGCAGCACTCATAGTCACAGGTGAACTTAAGAATGAACTAACTTATCTACTATCCAAATTCAGGAGGCAAGACTAA
- a CDS encoding YitT family protein, protein MNNRLKWIMDYVIMSIGCFIIAMGLVLFLAPHTIAPGGVTGLAIVVQTLTGIPISVTNLAVNIPLFVLGVFFLGKTFGAKTAFGAGMLSIMLYGFERYASTATVTGDLLLAAVFGGILTGAGIGLVFRQGGTTGGTDLAAAILKRFFPHLSLAKLMMLIDLLVVISAGIVHKSIETALYSMIALYIIVKVADFFVEGMNYSKSLTIITDHPDVLSSAIITKVNRGVTFLSGKGMYTGSQKGVLLCVVSRAEVAKVKAVAAAYDPKAFITVSTVHEVLGEGFKEID, encoded by the coding sequence ATGAATAATCGTTTAAAATGGATAATGGACTATGTAATCATGTCCATCGGATGTTTTATCATTGCGATGGGTCTTGTCCTTTTCTTGGCGCCGCATACTATCGCGCCAGGTGGCGTGACAGGACTCGCCATCGTCGTACAGACGTTGACAGGTATACCTATTTCGGTTACGAACTTAGCCGTCAACATCCCCCTTTTTGTCTTGGGCGTGTTCTTTTTAGGAAAAACATTCGGTGCGAAAACGGCCTTTGGCGCCGGGATGTTATCGATAATGCTTTATGGTTTTGAGCGGTATGCCTCAACGGCCACCGTCACAGGCGATTTGCTGCTGGCAGCGGTTTTTGGAGGGATACTCACAGGCGCTGGGATCGGTCTTGTATTCAGGCAGGGTGGAACGACTGGCGGAACGGATCTTGCGGCAGCGATACTCAAAAGGTTCTTTCCACATCTGTCACTTGCGAAACTGATGATGCTGATCGACCTCTTAGTGGTCATTTCGGCAGGGATTGTTCATAAAAGTATCGAAACGGCATTGTATTCGATGATTGCTTTATATATTATAGTAAAGGTGGCCGATTTTTTTGTAGAGGGCATGAATTACTCGAAGTCCCTCACCATCATCACCGACCACCCCGATGTTTTATCCAGCGCGATCATCACAAAAGTGAATCGCGGTGTGACATTTTTAAGCGGCAAAGGAATGTACACAGGTTCCCAAAAGGGCGTTTTACTTTGTGTGGTATCCAGAGCTGAAGTTGCAAAAGTGAAAGCGGTCGCAGCGGCTTACGACCCAAAAGCGTTTATAACGGTATCTACCGTTCATGAAGTACTAGGAGAAGGCTTTAAAGAGATTGACTAG